In Acidobacteriota bacterium, the sequence GGACGACGAAGCGGTTGCGGAAGCCGATGAGGAAGAAGATGTGGACCAGCAGCCAGGAAAGCCAGGCGAGGAAGCCGGAGAGGCGGAGCTTGCCGAGGACGGCCACTGCGGACTTGCGGCCTAGGGTGGCCATGGAACCTTTGTCCTTGTAGACGAAGGGCTTCGGCGGCTGGTTGCGGAGGGCGCGGCGGACGTTGGCGGCGGCGTGCTCGCCTTGTTGGATGGCGG encodes:
- a CDS encoding NAD(P)/FAD-dependent oxidoreductase, whose translation is MVEPDFSIPGHPEVAIAVDLVHLEQDGEMIPGVAPAAIQQGEHAAANVRRALRNQPPKPFVYKDKGSMATLGRKSAVAVLGKLRLSGFLAWLSWLLVHIFFLIGFRNRFVV